The nucleotide window CCCCACATGCCCTCAAACCTTCCCCCACGCTTGCTGCATAAACTTCCCTATTCTCCTTTTCCACTTAAATATATATCAGGACACCAATGTACATTTTTTAGCAAGAGAAGGATCTGGGTGTTCACATCTGGGTTCTGAGGATAATAATCTCATCTGGGCACCAATAAATTTCGtaattttattgaaatttaGCCAAAAGGGTGTCCTGAAATCCTTCAAATCCGCCGAAATTTTGGGGCTTTTTATGATCTTGGGTTCCTctgcagagaagaagaaaatggtagTGGCAGGAAATGCCCTGTTCTACCCGATTATCGGATTCGCATCGTGTGTGGCCTTCATCTACATGTCTTTCGGTAACTTGGGGTCGAATTTTGGCAACCAAACGAAATTGAGTTTTGTGGGGAGGAATGGGACTCAGTTCATGTTGGATGGCAAGGCATTTTACATTAATGGGTGGAATTCTTACTGGCTGATGGATAATAGTGTGGATGAGCATAGAAAGCCGAGGGTCCGGCAGATACTGCAAGCCGGTGCGAAAATGGGCCTCACCGTCTGCCGGACTTGGGCGTTTAATGACGGCGACTACAATGCCCTCCAGATTTCCCCTGGTCACTTCAATGAGCAAGTGTTCAAGGTAATATTAATAATCCATGTATATTAATCTTTTTTTCTTCGTATTGAAAGTGTTGATGTGCTGTTTTGTGGGAAGTGGGAACCTTTGGATTAGGATTTCATTGAACATAAATTTAGAGACTTTGTTTACTGCGATCGAGTTCTAACCTATCTCTGCGTACTTGATTGGGTGGTGCAATTTGGGGGCTTACATAAGTGGTGATCCTGTTTTGCCATATCTATACATGAATGTATTATCAGTAAGGTTTGCTACTAAAGTAGTAAATTTACGGTTCGGTGTAACGAAAGTAGTAAAATTACGGTTCCATATCTAGTTATTTTTCGACATTCCTTATGTTATCTTAAGAAGACCATTAGTTAGCGATATTTCTCCgtattttgttctttttcataACAGCTTGATCTGGTGGCAGGCTTTGGATCATGTCATTGTAGAAGCTAGACAACAGGGCATCAGGTTGCTTCTTTGCTTAGTTAATAACTTGCAAGCATATGGCGGGAAGACTCAGTATGTAAAGTGGGCATGGGAAGAAGGTGTTGGTTTGAGCGCTTCCAATGACTCATTTTTCTTCGATCCATCTATTCGCATTTATTTCAAGAACTACGTCAAGGTAATTTTGTTATGTTGCTTTACTTTCCAGGAACAAAAGGTTGCACTGCTCTTTGATTATACTTGGACAGCTCATAATCTTAATGGAAAACTGTTTATAGTAATGCCATTGatacatttatttatattttgaaatgaagaaacaaaatttggtATGCGGTTAAACTTTGGGAGTCCTAACATTTCATAGGATACTTCAGTTCACCCAGAAGTATTTATGTTGCCATGAAGGTGAGGTATGCGGACAAAGTTTTGCTGCCAAGATGACGTACTAAACACTACTAGGTTTTACTTGCTGAACATTTGGTGACACATAACGACTAAGACTGCAAAACCTCATAATGTCCTGATCAATTGGAAAGATTGTACTAAATCTCCATTTGGATCTCATACAGAATCGTGTGGATAGAAGAACCTGAAATGTTTCATTCTTTGGCCTATCTAACTTTCTTATGCTTTCCTTTCCCCTGTTCCTACTAAGATACAAATGGAAGGATCTAACTGAGTGCCAGATTTTTTTACTCATGGTCACATGAAGTTGAGgaaaattatgaattttaaAGCACCGAGCAACCATTAATAGGATTGTGGCGTTTAAGATCTATGAGATACATGTCAAATCTCTGGATTTTGGTAGCCATttgtaaatataatattatggAGGGCATGTTTAACTGTTGTGGATTCTAAAGTGTTTGAATGTTATGAGTTAAATGATTTTGTACCTTTGGTATCCTGAATAGGTCATTACTTTTCCTTCAGTGAATTGTGTCTCTACAATAACAGAAACCGCAAGAATCTTTGTTTTAATCAATTTTGGTGTTATGAAGATTTATAGGTTTATAGCCAATTCtaattcatttcctttttttttttcctccagaCTCTCCTAACAAGGAAGAATACTCTCAATGGAATTCAGTATAGAAATGATCCTACCATTTTCGCGTGGGAATTAATAAACGAACCTCGTTGCATAACTGATGCTTCAGGTGACACTCTCCAAGTATGTTTTCAACTATCGATACTGCCTTCTTACAATTAtgaatattaattttaaattaaagaagatttgagtattattaattttaaattaaattaatagccATAACTAAAACTAATAAAATGGCTATAACTAAccattttacaataatttaattaaatatatctATTTATTATCATTTTTTAAACCGAATTTGGTATGTGTAAAACGAACCTCgttgggggtggggtggggtgggatgtGGTGGGATGGTGAGGGGGAGGGGGGCTCAGTAACCTCTGCTATTATAACATGAATTAATTGTATATTATAATGTTGCAGGATTGGATAGAAGAAATGTCAGCTTTTGTGAAAGCAATTGACAAGAACCATCTACTGACTGTGGGCCTTGAAGGGTTTTATGGTCCTAAAAGCCCTAAAAGGTTAACTGTGAATCCAGAAATGTGGGCATCCAGACTTGGCTCAGATTTTATTCGCAACTCCAAGATCCCCAATATTGATTTTGCCTCTGTTCATATCTACCCTGACCATTGGTAAGCTTTTGCATGTTTATTTACATCGCATGAAATTTCTCAAGTCGATATGAGGGACGTCACATCTTGCCAACCTGTTAGAAATCTTACGAATGCATGCACGGTCCCTGTCTATTAAGTACATAATCAGATATGGATACTTGAGGATATATAGATGTATCTTACCTAACTGAGTAAACGATGGAGATGCATATACCTAACTGGGGTCTTATCATAAAGGCTCAATTGAGCAAACAATCCATGCTAACCTTGGATCTAAGTCCAccttttttaaattcaaatcttgAAAAAGGACCTTTATTGAATAAATGTAAACTAATTGTGATCCAATAGTTGACACGGATGTTTGTGCTCACCCATGAGTTTGACTATATATCAAATAAGGTTTATTATGTACCATTCTCTAAGTCTTTAATTTAGATATGAACGGGTGAGATGTACAGTGATACAACTCATCAATCATATTTTGAAACGGTATAAAAGAATGAACTGATTTAGTGGCCTATGAGAGAATAAACAACAACCAAGCCTTAtctcactaagtggggttggctgtatgaatcctagaacgccactgCTCGGTTTTGCGCCAGCTCCAAGTACTCCATATCTTTTCTTATAGTcttttccaagtcttcctaggAACTATGAGATAATAATTATAAATATAGGAACATGTTCATTTTATCCGTActtcaaattcaaattattGACCAGGTGGATTCGTGATTGAATGTGTGGTCAAGGTTACCATGATATCTCAAACTATTTGGCAAGAGTATTTTATGTAGTCTATTGTAGATTTTGTTCAGTGTTTAGTCATCTCATTTGCCCTATTTCATTTGATTCATTCTAGAATGTAATTCAGTCTTTTCTATCCTTTAGTTCAGCTCGTCCCCAACCTCATGTCTGTCATAATTTTGTGAAAGGATGTTTGCCCTTGTATATTCCTTATGGTACATCTAACCAGTACTCACTTCGTCCTCACTTTGTGGGTAGGTTCCATGATGAAGAATTTCACAATAACCTCAAATTTGTCTACAAGTGGATGCGTTCTCACATTGAAGACGGAGACAATGAACTGAACAAACCTGTCATGTTCACCGAATATGGGTTGTCAAACCAGAACAAGGACTTTGAACCATCTCAGCGTGTTAGGTTTTACAAAACTATTTTAGACGTGATATACAAATCTGCCAAGAAAAACCAGTCTGGAGCAGGTGCTTTAGCCTGGCAGTTTTTCGTTGGAGGAATGGACGAGTATAATGATGAGTTTGGGATAATTCCATGGGAAAGTCCGTCTGAGTATAAGATGATGATAGAACAATCGTGCAGGTTGGCTAGACTCAATGGACCAACTCAACACCAGCGAAATTTGAAAGACTTGTGTTCGCAAAGACAGTGAAATGCTTATTTTTGTCAGCAGAAAAATTTGTTTCCTTGGGGAGTTGGGGTTATATATTTACGGTTTGACAGTGTTTAAATGAGTTGTAGGAACTGCATTAGTTGTGATGTTCTCAAAGCTTTTCACGATGAAAGAGTACAGATTAACGGCCAAAAGAAGTCATTTGGAATTGTTGAATTAGGTTGCTTTGCTTGTAAGAAATGTTATCTGATACTTATAGCCAACCTGCATGATTGTTCTACTTCGTTTGATTTTTATTCACACCGCTTTCGTTCTGGTGGAATTTCGTCTTCATAACTTCAATTGATGCAAATTATACCTCATGTTATGCAATCACACGAAAATTATACGTTTCGTGGAAATTATTCCCATATGCCTATCTCACTCCTGACGTGACTTGTGTGTATACTGAACCGCTGTAACCGAAACTGAAGAGCATCTACTCATGCATACAACACATTTGGTACAATCTAATCTTATTTCTTCCTGACGAATGAATGCCACACATTCAAATGGACAGATTTCCAACTTAGAACTTGAAACGAGCATAAAGAAACTAATGATATTTCTTTACATATGTCGCCGGACTCGTACGCATTTGGTACAATCCGATCTTAGTTCTCCCCAACAAATGCGTATAACATATTTAGGTGGGCAGATTGCTGCCTTAGAACTTAAAACAAGCGTGAAGAAATTAACAACACTACTTCTTTGTGTATGTTCGCCGGATGCATAACCCGAATTTAATGGAATGAGAAGAGCAATAAATGGCTAAACATATAATTTCTGCAATCAAcaccaataaataaatatttatataaagCAGATTTTTCTTCATACATCTGAAAATGCAAAGAAACTACATCAACATTCAGCTACGTTTTGCCAATCTGGGCGAAGTCCTAGTGCCATTTACAATACCGGAGGCCTTCTCTTTGTTCTCCTTCCCCTTGCTGCTTTTACCCTTCAATTTCTTGTCCTTGAAACTCAGCTTATTCACCTCCTCTGCCACCTTCAACACGGTCTCCGCAGCCTCCTCTTCCTCCGATCTCCGGCTCCGAGTCCTCCTTGTGGACGCTCCCTCCGATCCGCCACTCAAACCCTTTGAGGGGCTCACGCTGTTATCTCTATCAGCCTCCAAAGCCACCTTATCAAACTCATCCACCAGCTTCTTCACAAGCCTCTTCCCCTTCACAACCTCTGCCTCCTGTTCCTCCTCATCGCTCTCACTGATCACATCCAAGAACCTCCGGCGTTTTGTCACGATCGGAGCCGGAGGGGGCGAATCAGAGGAAGCCCTCTTGCCGTTGGGCTGATTACGACCCGACCCATTTGCGGATTTCGCAAGCTTTTGCTTCTCATTCTCGATCTTCTCCCTCTGCGCGCGGAGTTTGCCGACGCTGCCTTCGATGCGGCCCTGTAGCCTGAGGCGCTTGAAGCTGAGACCGCCCATGGTCCAGTGGGCCTCGTTGGCCCACGAGAGAAAGGGGTCGAGGACGTCGGCAGGTGGGTCGACGCGGTGGTCGTTGAACTTGACATCGGTGTAGAAGCGGGGGCGGGGGAGGGTGTTTCCGAAGAACTTGGCGGGGCTAATTGTTTTGAGCTTCATCACCATGGCTGCTGAATGAAAAGGCTGAAACGTTGGTTCGATAATTTCGACAAACAGGTGGGGGGCAATAGGAAGAAGCGATATAATTAATGGATTTGGAGTTTTTCAGATTTGATAAGGGGGTTATAAAGAAGGTGGTGTGGCGGGAATTTTTGGGCGGCATAATTTTCGCGCTAAATATTTTCGAGGGTTTTAAGTTCTGATGTTATGGGAGGGAGCCAGATCTCCTAAATATTTTTGGCGCCATCATTTGGGCAAAATGCAGGGTTAGAGCCATCTCTAAATAAGATGTTGAAATGTTTAAATATTGTTAAGAGCGGCTTTTgaattcgatactaaattaAATAAGATGTTGAAATGTTTAAATATTGTTAAGAGCGGCTTTTgaattcgatactaaattaggttgcccattatATAATTTAAAAGATATATcaatgtacaaaaaaaaaaaaaatcaatttcaaatctttttgAATTAATTGCTAAatgcattttattattttattaaacatTTATTGTAATGGATTGAGTtagtaaaaaattttaaattttttaaaatttaaaaaatttaaaaaccaattgatttaatttttctataaatatcttatcattattttttaccttacaccataattttatattttctcaaatactttgggttgtaatttcttatttaatgacaCATGGTGCAACGAGACCGACTAAAAATTCTatctgaaattacaaataaaaatattttttattattttattgcctattgctaTGGCTATTCAATTTAGAGGTAGAGATGCAAAAAACAATTATTGTTCATTACaagcagttactattcattggAAGGGATTTAATAAGCAATTGCCCTAGGGGCCCTTCCAACACAAGAAGTGCTCTTAAACATTATTAAAGTGCCGCATAGGTCATTctgttaaataaaaaatttatgttcaaaatttgacatctccagAGAGATGCTCTTACCTTTTCCCTTTCTAGTTTTCTCAGTTATGGATTCAACAAGCTTTTTCCTACCatctaaaatcaatttttttttccttggatTATGAGTGCAAGACAATTAAGTTAATGCAAATAATAGAAGCCAATATATTATCTATCTCTACTAGTATAAAATCAAGCCTctattttaatgaaacatgcttggacaaaaaaaaaactaggcaATAAGGAAAGGATAATAATTCCTAAGGGGAtttgtcaaaaacaaaataaaaataatcaaattaaatacgaatgtgtaaaaataaaactgtatataataaaagaaaataaagttgGTGACACACAGCAAAGTGGTGCGAGCTGATCCAGTGGTATGCCCAccaattggagaaatttttaggtgTTCCCATCACCCCACATCATCATGGACACTTGGTGTACCCATCTAATCAGGAGATACCACGTTTTCCATTAAAGAATATTTCTGATTTAACTTTTAAGAAaatcaattaaacaaacactttaaTGAGAAACGTGACATCCCCTGATTGGATGGGTACACCAAGTGTGATGGTGATGTGGGGTGACGGGAAcacctaaaaatttctccaccaATTGTTCGATAAAGGGTcccacccaacaagcttcagcAGCTAACCTTTAgcttttttgtattttaaatgACATGTCTAATCGTCATCGTTTTAAGccaagttaaaaaataaaataaaaagtagaaaataaaatatatagaataaatttttaattgtaacgagaacacaagtggtacactaCGTGTTTTAATAAGAATTGTGAGAAatcttattttttaagttattaactttttaacatatatatctcattatttgtataataacacgtAATGTACAtatcacattaaaaaatctcttaaTATATAGAGACCCGAGTCGCCATTTCATTGACCCTCCATTTCTTAATTTCGATTCTCCTCCATCTTCTTCTATCTCAACCTTCAAAACTTTAACCCCCAAACCCCGTCCACCACCACATCTCGCTGGCGCACCTCTCAGCCCCAATTCCCCTTCCTAATTCTTGTTCCAAAATCAATTACTCTTATTTAAAGTAGGATTTTTAACCCTAATCCCCGATTGAAATTTAAAGACAAAATTGGTGGATTGTTTGATATTGATTGATATAATAACTTGATTAATATGtatcgaaaaaaaattgattaactGCCTATTTGAACCATTGATGACATCAGAATACGAAACCACATCGCGGCAATTGTATGGTgtagtaaaattaaaatttggagtTAATGTTAGTttattggttttcaacatttggtaaatcaattttttttcatctagAGTGGTATCTGAAGTCATAATTTTATGACATTTTCATATATCTGTTAAGGTTACTATTAAATCAACCGTTAACTGGTAACGTGACTtccacgtggacaatgactgaaCGTTacgtgaatattaaaaaattaataattaaaaaaaaaaaaaaaaaagtgtttggcTGTCTCCTCCCTCACCCCTCCCCACCTTTCCTAGTTCCTCCCCTCTCGTCTGCACCCACCCTTCCCCTTCCCTCTATGACTCCACCCACCCAACTCTATTATTGCCAGCTCATTGTGAAGACATTTTTCCAAATATTGAGTTCATTTGCTGGCCTGGAATTCCACCAACCATTACTTGACACCTGTACACATTTTTGACACCAGTCCatcttcaaaatataaaaaaatatatatatattggagtTTGGACCCCTAGtatctccttcctctctctcccttcttttgGAAATTGAAAGGTCTTTTTTACTAATACAACTACGGCCTTTTATCTTCCCTCCTTTCGCCGTCTCTATGCACACCGGCAACCAACCAATCTCTAACCAAAACCGTCACCACCACCTGCATCCAAATATTCACCACTACCACCTGCATCCAAATATTCGCCACTACCACCGCCAAGATCACCCACTTGATGTCAGATGTTGTCCACCCACAACCAATCACTCCTACCACTATGACCACCCACCCGAAACTCTAATCTTTATCACCCAACTAAAATATGAATTTGgtaccatcttcttcttctctaggATGCCCAACTTAAATATGATTAAAAAAGATAAGgcataattttgaaaaattaaccTAGCAAATTCTTAGCATTCTCAGTAACAACCCGTACCGATTAAATTTACGGATTTTGGAACGAGGGCATTTTGGACATTTCTCAGGTGAAAGatagtttagtgatttttttggGCCTTGATTGGTAAGCCGGGTGGGGCCATCTTCCTTTTTAGCCCCCGACCCTCCAATCTTCTTGGCTACCACGTGgacccttttcttctt belongs to Malus sylvestris chromosome 17, drMalSylv7.2, whole genome shotgun sequence and includes:
- the LOC126610976 gene encoding mannan endo-1,4-beta-mannosidase 2-like — its product is MILGSSAEKKKMVVAGNALFYPIIGFASCVAFIYMSFGNLGSNFGNQTKLSFVGRNGTQFMLDGKAFYINGWNSYWLMDNSVDEHRKPRVRQILQAGAKMGLTVCRTWAFNDGDYNALQISPGHFNEQVFKALDHVIVEARQQGIRLLLCLVNNLQAYGGKTQYVKWAWEEGVGLSASNDSFFFDPSIRIYFKNYVKTLLTRKNTLNGIQYRNDPTIFAWELINEPRCITDASGDTLQDWIEEMSAFVKAIDKNHLLTVGLEGFYGPKSPKRLTVNPEMWASRLGSDFIRNSKIPNIDFASVHIYPDHWFHDEEFHNNLKFVYKWMRSHIEDGDNELNKPVMFTEYGLSNQNKDFEPSQRVRFYKTILDVIYKSAKKNQSGAGALAWQFFVGGMDEYNDEFGIIPWESPSEYKMMIEQSCRLARLNGPTQHQRNLKDLCSQRQ
- the LOC126610979 gene encoding uncharacterized protein LOC126610979; this translates as MVMKLKTISPAKFFGNTLPRPRFYTDVKFNDHRVDPPADVLDPFLSWANEAHWTMGGLSFKRLRLQGRIEGSVGKLRAQREKIENEKQKLAKSANGSGRNQPNGKRASSDSPPPAPIVTKRRRFLDVISESDEEEQEAEVVKGKRLVKKLVDEFDKVALEADRDNSVSPSKGLSGGSEGASTRRTRSRRSEEEEAAETVLKVAEEVNKLSFKDKKLKGKSSKGKENKEKASGIVNGTRTSPRLAKRS